AGGCAATAAAAAGTTCGCTACATATGTACACCGCGATGAACTCATGCCAGCGCTTAAAACCGATGAAGAAGGTTACGTCGACGGTAGCACACTCAAATTCACGCGAATGGTCGCGCTCGATGAAACGTACACGGTTGTTGGCCTAAAAGAAGCGGCAAAACTAAAAGCGAAGGGTGTTAAGAAAAATAATCCTTCCGCAGATGAATACGTCGACCATGTACCTCTTGTCGCCGAATTTCTAGCAGACAAAGGCGATTTACAAGCCTTCTACAACAATCTAGCCACAGGATACCAGCGGGTTTGGGCGCGCTATATTTACTCTGCCAAACAACCAGCGACACAAGAAAAAAGACGTTTAGAAATGGTCGATATTTTGAGTCAAGGTTATAAAACAAAAGATCTTTACCGACAAGGGAAAAAGTAACCAAATAATTTTATTTGGTTTTTTTTTTTGTTTGAAACTGCTTCTTTATGTAAAAATGTCTAGGCGTGATAGAATAGAAGAGGAATAAGACGAAGGAAAATCTTGTTGTACTGGAAAAGGGGACATGCAGGATGGCGAATTATATTAACAAAGAAAGGCGCCAAATTGATTTTGATCCATTTGATTTACGGATAATTGCCGTACCAGAAGTAGTAGCGGTGCAGTTTAAGCCGCGCTCAGAGCATACTTTACTTATTCGTATTGCGGATGTCGGCGCAACCTATCAGCCACTCAAACACGAATCACTTTTTGAAGCTATTTTGCCCGTTCACTTTAATGATATTAACGAAGAAGATGACTACTGGGGGCTTAGTGACAAAGAGCAAGCGGAGATGAAACTATTTAACGAGGTACATCGCGATTTGATTTATGATTTTGTGGATGAGCACCCAGATTTTACGCAGATTGTTGTCCATTGTCACGCTGGGGTCAGCCGAAGTAGCGCGGTTGCCATGGCGATTGCGGAACATTTAGGAGACACGGACACATACGAAAAACTTCAAGTGATAAAACGATACTTACCAAATCCGCGGGTTCTTGCGATTATGCGGGGCGAAGCGTATTTATAAAAACGAAAACGAAGAAATGTTAGGAGAGATTTTGTATGGAAAAGCATTATGATTATATTGCGATTGGCGGCGGAAGTGGCGGAATTGCTTCGATTAATCGCGCAGCCATGCACGGAGCAAAATGTGCATTAATTGAACCAAAATTTTTAGGTGGAACTTGTGTAAATGTTGGTTGTGTTCCGAAAAAAGTCATGTGGTACGGCGCACAAATTAAAGAAGCGATGGATTTATACGCAGATGCTTATGGTTACCAAGTGGACGCGAGCTTCAACTTCCAAAAACTAGTCGAAAATCGAGAAGCGTACATTGAACGGATTCGAGGTTCATACAAAAATGGACTGGATAATAATAAAGTAGAATGGATTAAAGGTTATGCCGAATTTGTCGATGAAAAAACATTGCGCGTAAACGGCGAACTAGTGACAGCGGATCATATTTTAATTGCAACAGGCGGCGAACCAGCGCTTCCTTCCATTCCTGGCGCAGAGTTCGGCATCACATCAGATGGCTTTTTTGCATTAAAAGAACTACCTAAAAAAGTGGCGGTTGTTGGCGCGGGATACATTGCGGTTGAACTAGCTGGTGTATTACAACAACTTGGCTCAGAAACGCATTTATTTGTACGGAAACATGCACCACTCCGAAATTTCGATCCACTTTTAACAGATACACTAACCGAAATTATTGAGCAATCGGATATGACGTTGCATAAACACGCCGTTCCGCAAAAAGTCGAAAAAAATCCAGATGGCAGTTTGACGTTGAGCTTAGAGGATGGCCGCACAGAAACCGTTGATACGCTTATTTGGGCGATCGGACGTAAACCTGTCATCCAAGGTCTTCAAATCGAAAAAGCGGGCGTAGAACTTCTAGAAAGCGGACATATCGCCGTAGATAAATTCCAAAACACCAATGTAGCGGGGATTTATGCGGTTGGCGATGTAACGGGTCATTATGAATTAACTCCAGTCGCAATTGCAGCAGGGCGCCGTTTATCAGAACGACTTTTCAACAACAAAAAAGATGCACATTTAAACTATGAAAATATCCCAACCGTTGTATTTAGCCATCCAGCTATCGGAACGGTCGGTTTAACAGAACCAGAAGCAATTGAAAAATATGGCAAAGAAAATATCAAAGTGTACACTTCAAGCTTTACCTCAATGTATACAGCCATCACAGACCACCGAGAACCTTGCCGAATGAAATTAATTTGCGAAGGGAAAACAGAGCGTGTCATCGGCTTGCACGGAATTGGTTACGGTGTAGACGAAATGATTCAAGGATTTGCTGTTGCGATTAATATGGGCGCAACAAAAGCCGATTTCGACAATACGGTTGCGATTCACCCAACAGGATCCGAAGAATTTGTTACAATGAAATAGAAAACAACGATGGAGGAGGAAGTACGTAATGGGAAAAAAATTATCACTTTATTTTGTAAGACATGGTCAAACTTACTTAAATAAAAATTTGCGCATGCAAGGATGGGCTGATACGCCACTAACACCAGAAGGAATTGAAATAGTCAAAGAAAGTGGTCGCGGACTTGCGGAAACAGAATTCGTTGCAGCGTATTCAAGCGACTTACACCGCACAATCGCGACAGCTGGCCACTTGCTTAAAGAAAATAAACACGCATTCGGCTTAACGCTAGAACCATTAAGTGAATTTCGGGAAACTTTCTTCGGCTCCTACGAAGGTGAAAAAGGCGATGTTGCCTGGAACGAAATTGCGCAACATATGGGTTATGCGAATCAAGAAGACCTATTTAAAAATGCCGATGTACGCGAAACAATGAATGGTACAAAAGCAGCTGACCCAACAGGAGATGCGGAAGATTTCATGACATTTTGGACACGTGTAGAACAAGGTTTCTTGCATGTTATCAATCGTCATCGCGAAACTGGTGGTAACGTTCTTATCGTCGCTCACGGAAATACCATTCGTAACATCGTCCACGAACTCGAACCATCCATGGACGAAGCGGTTATTTTAGATAACGCGAGTGTCACAGTACTAGCTTACGAAAACGGCTTATTCAAATTAGAACGTTTAAATGACACCTCTCATTTTAAAAAAGCATAGAAAAAACGAGCTTTAGGAACTAGTTTCCCAAAGCTCGTTTTTTTATTCTTTCGGTGTATCCGGATCAGGAAGATTATTATCAATCGCCAGCTGACCTCGCCGCAATTTAATTAAACGATTAACGTTCACGATAATTGTTTTCACAACCGCATAAAGTGGAACACCTAAAATCATTCCGAAGATTCCCGCTAAGTTTCCAGCAACAATCAAGATAATGATAATAGTTAGTGGGTGAATCGATAGTGATTTACCCATGATATATGGAGAGAGTAAGTTAGAATCAATTTGTTGCACAATCGTTACGACAACAATAACAAGTAATGCTTGGACTGGAGAAGTGAATAACGCCACGATAACTGCGGGAGCTGCTCCAAGGAAAGGTCCAAGGTAAGGAATAATATTCGTTGCACCAGCAATGAACCCGAAAAGAAGGGCATACGGTTGACCAATAATTAAGTACCCAATGAAAGTAAATAAACCAACAAACATACAATCAATTGCTTGTGAACTAATGTAAGTAGAAATGGTTTTATTCATTTCTTTAATAATTTGTTTTGCTTCAGAACGAATACCTGCCGGGAAAAATTTTCCAGAAGACTCAACGAACTTATGACCATCTTTAAACATATAAAAGACGATAAATGGTACAGTTACAAGAATCATGACAAAACTAGAGACAAAAGAGATGATAGCTCCAAAACTAGAAGCAACTCCGTCAACGACCACAGACATGATTTTTGGTAAGGAAATGTTGAGCTTCTCAAGTTCTTGTTTTATATCTAGATCTTTTAATGCAGAATTATTCGAGAGACCTTGCAACCATTTCTCAAAATCTTGCCAGTAACCTGGTATTGCTTTTGCGAGTTCAGCTACTTGGTCAGCAAGCGTTGGACCGAGTTGCATTACTGCAAGAACAACAAGCGTGATAAAGGCAATAAAAATTAAAATAACACTCAAAAGTCGAGGTACTTTTCTTTTTTCTAAAAATAATACGAGCGGGTTAAATAAATAGAATAGAAACCCTGCGACCAAAATCGGCATGAATAATGTAGAAACAATAATGCCAATTGGTGAAAATATGTACTTCATTTGTAATAGAACAAACAAAATGGCTACAACCGCTAAAATTTCAATTGTCCAAAAAAATAATTTACTATCTCGAAAACGTGAAAACTTCAAATTCTCCCCTTCTTTCTAAAACCTTATTGATAAATTTTATAGTACCATTAACTGCTTTAAATAGCCACTGAATTACTGCTATTGACGCCGGAATATATGTGTTATACAATATGTATAACAGTTAAGAGAGAGGTGTTTCTATGTTGCTTGCGATAGATCTTCAATCAGACGAACCGATTTACACACAAATATGCAATCAAATCATTGAAGGTATGGCGAAACGGGAACTTTTACCAGGGGACAAATTACCTTCTGTTCGAAGTTTAGGTGCAGACATTGGTATTAACTTTCATACAGTAAACAAGGCCTACCAAATTTTAAAACAAGAAGGATTTATTCAAATACATCGTCAAAAGGGAGTAGTTATTCATCCGGATGGCGTAGCTAAGGCAGATGAGCTATTTTTTGCGAAATTACAAACGAAGCTAAAACCGCTCATCGCGGAATCGGTTGTGCGCGGTGTTACCGAAGAGAAGTGGCTCGAAGTAAGTAAGGCTATTTTTGACGAAATGCATGGACGGAGAGTGGAGTAGAAATGGAAATCATCATTTATATTTTTGTTAGTATTGCTATCATTTCACTGCAAGCAATAACCCCTTTTGTAATAAGAAAGTCAGAATGTTTCGGAGTAAATGTAGGCGAACGTGCTAACCGGAATGCAGAATTAACGCGGCTAAAAAAACAATATGTTGGGCAAGTGGTTTTGTGGACCTCTTTCGTTGCTATTATCGGAATCGCATTAATTCAAGGCTTTCATTCGAGTGAGAATATGCAAGCGGGTATTTTTATTGCTTCGATGTTTGGACAATTAATCGTTTCTTTTATTATTTATTATCGCTTTCACCACACAACTTTACAGTGGAAAAGAGATAAAATAGAGGCGGGAGAAATCTCGACTAATTCTATCATAATGGTAGACACTAGTTTTCATCGCAGAAAAATGGTTATCTCGTATACGTGGTTTGTCGTGCCACTACTTATCTTTATTATTACACTTGCGATTACAGTCGTTTTTTATCCAGTAGCTCCTGCTGACTTTCCAATCCATTTTGATATGAGTGGGGCAGTGACGGATACGGTTGCCAAATCACCTAGAGTCGTGTTGCTATTGCCAATGATGCAGCTAGGAATGATTGCGTTATTTATCTTTATTAACTTTGTTATTGCTAGGAGCAAACAGTCCGTAGAGAACGAAAACCCTACTGATTCATTAAAACGGGGACTCCTATTTAGACAGATTTCTAGTAAAGCGATGTTAATCATGTGTACGATTATGGTAATTGATTTTCTCATCATGCAAGTAGTCATGTTACTTGCTCTTCCAGTTGAATGGATGATGATAACAATGATTATCTCCGTTGTTTTGATTCTGTTTGGAACCGTCCTTCTTGCTGTAAAAGTAGGGCAAGGCGGTAGCAGACTTAAATTTGCTGACCAACCTGATGGTGTCAATAAACCCATTCGGGATGATGATTCTTTTTGGAAAGCAGGCGTTATTTATTTTAATCGAAATGATCCAGCGTTATTTGTAGAAAAACGCTTTGGGATTGGTTGGACGATTAACACTGCTCGGCCTGTTGCTTGGTTATCTTTTGTCATTATTATCGCTGTTATTATTCTCATTAGCATCTTGTTTTAACTTGCTCTCAGACGGGTATTTACCATATGGTATACGGATAAATTAGCTTGTGTGAGATGCTTTTGTGAAGGAGTAGATAATCATGGCGATTAGATTGAAGCGACTGGAGGAATGGGAAGGATTCACTGGTATTGCGCTCGTTCGAGAAGGTCTTAAAACAGAAGCACTTCATACAGAAATAAAAACAGCCTTCAAAGAAATGCTTCAACTTGCGCGAGAACTAGATGATTTTTCCAAACAAAAAACGTTTTATGGTATTTCTGTCCATAATATAGAAGACGGAATTACTCATTATTCGGTAATTCCAGTGGAACAAAAATATCCTCATTTACAAGAACCGCTTGAGTGGATTGAAGTTCCGGCTCATACGTATTTTGTAGCAGAGCATATTCAGGATACAGACATAAGTGAAAGCTATGAAGAGATTGCCAGAGCCATTCAAGAAAAAAATTACAAACCATATATTACAGCGAACAACCCCGTTTTTGACCCACTACCATTCAAATTGGAAGTGTATACGAAACAAGGAAACAACGAAGCAAATATTGAAATAAGGATTCCTGTCGTAAAAGAATTGCATACGTAAGAAGAAGCCTGGGACTTTTGTTCTGGGCTTTTTTATACTAGCAAGCTGTTTTTGAGTGTGCTATAATAAAAACGCTATTTTGTGATTATTTTAACAAGAAGGAAGGGATTCATGTGGGATATTACAGCCCGCAGGAAGTAACAGAGATTACGATTGAAAAAGGAACCCAAAAAGCAAATTCAAGTACGTTAACGCTTGTGTTGTTAGGCTTTTTAGGTGGTGCCTTTATATCTCTTGGTTACTTATTATACATACGTGCAGTAGGAACAATGCCTCACGAATGGGGGAGCTTTGCAACGCTTATCGGCGCCAGTCTTTTTCCGGTTGGCCTCGTTTGTATTTTGCTAGGTGGAGGAGAATTAATTACCGGCAACATGATGGCTGTCGCGATTGCTTGGTACGACAAAAAAATTTCCTTCCAACAATTACTTAGAAACTGGGCGATTGTGTCTGTCATGAACTTAGTGGGCGCATTTTTTGTCGCTTACTTCTTCGGACATTTCGTTGGTTTAACAGAAGGCGATTTCTTACCAAAAACGCTAGCTACAGCTGGTGCAAAAATTAACGATCCTTTCTGGGTTGCTTTTGTTTCCGGAATTGGTTGTAACTGGTTTGTTGGGATTGCGGTTTGGCTTTGCTACGCGGCCAAAGATTTCGCAGGGAAAATCCTTGGTATTTGGTTCCCGGTTATGGCATTTGTTGCTATCGGATTTCAGCACGTTGTCGCCAACATGTTTATTATCCCAGCTGCGATTTTCGCTGGTTACTATTCATGGGCGGATTTCATTTGGAACGTCATCCCAGTTTACTTAGGAAATGTAGTCGGTGGAGCAGTTTTTGTTAGCTTATTCTACTTCCTTGCTTATAAGAAAAACGCGCCTAAAAAAGTAAAAGAAGAAATACACCAACCAATTGAAGAAAGTTAAGACCGAAAAAGCTAGTTACATTCGATGTAGCTAGCTTTTTTTGAAAAAAATTAAAGTTTTTTAGAGACTGTTCTCGTTCCCGCCATGTTGGGATAGAATGACTTTTTCCAAAAACCATTTTGCCACTTAAAAAAGAAAATCCTGATTAAATTTTTCGATTTGTGGAAAACACTATTATAAGCAACGAGAGCACGTGCAGAAAAATTTTTTGAGGAGTGGTATTTTTGAGTATTAAAGAAACAGCCTTACCAAAAGTTCAAACAAAATTATTTATTAATGGAAAATGGACGGATGGAGATAATAAAGAAACAAAAGATATTGTAAACCCAGCAAACGGAGAAGTTATTGCCAAAATCGCTCAAGCTGGACCAAACGAAACCAAAAAAGCCATTAAAGCTGCAAAAGAAGCATTTCCTGATTGGGCAAAAATGGAACTAGCTGATCGCGTCAAATTATTACACAAAATTGCCGATTTAATGGAAGAAAAAGCAGATACACTAGCAAAAATTATGACGCTTGAACAAGGTAAACCGCTAAAAGAATCAAAAGGAGAAGTCCTAACTGGCGCAGAAAACTTCCGATTCGCTGCAGAAGAAGCAAGAAGATTATATGGGGAAACTATCCCAGCGCCAAACAATCATGCGTTTATCGTGAAAAAACAACCAATTGGCGTAGTTGCGGCCATTACTCCGTGGAATTTCCCAGGTGGTATGGTGACACGAAAACTTGCTCCAGCGCTTGCAACCGGAAATACAATCGTATTAAAACCATCCGGAGATACGCCGCTTTCAGCCCTAGCTATCTTTGAAATTTTTGAAGAAGCCGGCTTGCCAAAAGGTGTTGCCAATATCGTTATGGGTAGCTCCAAAGAAATCGGCGAAACGTTAACTGACAGTGATGATGTTCGTAAACTAACTTTCACCGGCTCCACGAAAGTCGGTCAAACACTATTCAAACAATCAGCCGAAACACTGAAAAAAATCTCGCTCGAACTTGGTGGACATGCGCCATTTATCGTATTTGATGATGCGAACCTGGATGCTGCTGTAAATGATTTAGTTGCAGCGAAATTCCGCAATAACGGTCAAGTATGTGTATCGCCAAACCGAATTTTTGTTGCCAAAGAAATTAAAGAAAAATTCACTAAGGCGCTAGTTGCTAAAGTAAAACAACTAAAAGTAGGTAACGGTTTAGATGATGTGAATGTTGGTCCACTTATCCGCGAAGATGCGATTGACAAAATCGACAAACAACTTAAAAATGCCACAGATAAAGGTGCCAAAGTCTTAACTGGTGGCGGCCGTTTAACAGGTTCCGACTATGACAAAGGGAACTTCTACAAACCAACTGTCTTAGATAATGTTACCCGTGAAATGGATATTTTCTACGAAGAAACATTTGGTCCAGTAATCCCACTCATCACATTTGAAACGGAAGACGAAGCAATCGAAATGGCGAATGACAGTGAATTCGGTCTTGCTTCTTACTTCTATACAAAAGACTTAGCTCGCGTAGAAAAAGTAGGTGCGGCATTAGAATATGGTATGGTAGGTGCAAACGAAATTGCGATTTCTAACCCAGAAACCCCATTTGGCGGTGTTAAACATTCTGGTTTCGGTCGCGAAAACGGCCACTACGGTATGGAAGAATACATCCAAGTGAAATTTATTAATTTAAAATATCGTGACTAACACAGGTTATTAAGAAACTCCTTCGCTTCATGCGGAGGGGTTCTTTTTTATGCAGTTTCCTACCAGTAGGAAAAAAACATATTTGTAAGCGGATTCAGTCATTTATATAATAAAAGTAAGTTAAGGAAAGGGAGGATACAAAATGAAAAACATTTTACTCATTTGTGGGTCAGGAGCTTCAAGTGGATTCATGGCAGCAGCAATCAGAAAAGCCGCAAAAAAACGTGGAGAACAAGTGACGGTGAAAGCAGCCAGTGAGTCACAAATAGATGAAAGAATTAATGAAATTGATTACTTATTAATCGGGCCGCACTTAGCTTATATGCTGGATGACTTAAAACAAAAAGTAGCCGATAAAAATGTTTTAGTATCAATTATTCCGCAAGCAACTTATGGCACACTTAACGGTGAAAAAGCACTGGATCTCATTTTAACTATGGAGGGATAACACGATGAACAACAAAGTGATGGATTTTATGACAAATAAATTTGCTCCAAAAGTAAATAAAGTTGTTAAAAATCCTTGGGTATCAGCAATTCAAGATGCAATTATGTCTGCGCTTCCGCTCGTTTTTGTCGGTTCTTTAGTCACCATCGTTTCACTACTTAAAAATTTATTTCCCGGCATGCCTGACTTTTCGATGATAAGTAATTTTTCGTTTGGAATGTTTGGGTTAGTCGTAGCGTTTTTAATCCCATACTATCTGATGGAGAAAAAAGGAAATAGTAGCCAAAAATTAATTTCTGGCGCAACTGGACTTGTTCTATTTTTAATGCTACTATTTCCAACTATTTCAGCAGACGGGGATGCCGTTTTCATTTTATCTAGATTTGGAGCGACAGGGATGTTCTTATCCATTACAACCGGCTTATTTGTTGGTTGTGTGATGAACTTTGCTGCGAAACGATCCTTTTTCAGTGAAGATACACCGATTCCGGATTTTGTCGTTGGTTGGTTCAATAGCTTGCTACCAATTACATTTATTCTGATTGTTGGTTGGTTAATAACTGTTCAATTTAACATTGATTTCTTTGAAGTGATTGTGGCAGTGTTTAGCCCGCTCGCGTCAATCGTACAATCTTATCCAGGCTTTGTGCTTTCGGTTTTCATTCCAGCATTTCTTTATACATTCGGGATTTCTGGGTGGGTTATGATGCCCGCGATTTACCCGGTTTATATGGCTGGACTCGCAGAAAACTCACAAGCTGTAGCAAATGGCGCAAGTGCATCAAACATCGCAACACAAGAAACTGTATACGCATTAATTTCAATCGGCGGGGTCGGCACAACCTTATCACTATCCATTATGATGCTCATTTTAAGTAAGTCTTTACAGCTAAAAGCAATCGGAAAAGCAGTTATTGTCCCATCGATTTTTAATATCAACGAACCATTGTTTTTCGGGGCACCAATTGCCTTCAACCCATACTTAATGATTCCAACGTGGATTAATGCTTTCTTAGTTCCAAGCATCGCCTATTTCGTTATGTCGATGAACTTAGTAAGTATTCCCGCGCAATCGTTCTTGCTATGGTACATGCCTTATCCTGTAACGTCTTACCTTGCAACACAAGATTTCCGAGGTGTGATTGCTTGTTTAGCAATTATCGTCATCACATGGCTCGTCTACTTGCCGTTCTTTAAAGCATACGACAACTCATTACTCAAACAAGAAAAATTAGATGCAGTCGAAACAGAGAAAGAAATGGTAACAAATTGATTGGAGGAACTAAAATGTCAGAGCAAGACTATGTTGAAGAAACAGATAGCTTAAATGAACTATCCATGAATATATTAATCCATGCTGGAAACGCAAGAAATGACCTAGTGAAAGGTCTTAACCATTTAGAGGAACTAGCGTTTAACGAAGCCGAGGAATTTATCGCCTCTGCCAAAAAAGAAATTGTCATCGCGCATAGTCTGCAAACAGATACACTTCAATTAGAAGCATCAGGCAATCAAATCCGTTATTCCACGCTGTTCTGTCATGCGCAAGATACACTCATGACAGCCAAAAGTGAAATTTTAATCGGCGAGCATATGCTACGTTTATTCAAAAAAATGACCGAACTTACGAAAAAATAGGAGGTACGAGCATGTTTGAAAATTATCAATTTCCGAAAGACTTTTTATGGGGAGGAGCTATCGCAGCCAACCAAGCAGAAGGCGCATTTAAAGTAGATGGAAAAGGAATTAGTTTAGCAGATTTGCACAAATATCATAAAGGTAAAACAAATGATGAAATCAGTGAGGAACAACATAAAGGAGTAAGTTTGGCTGATATCAAAGCAAGTATGGAAGATAAAGTGAACTATTATCCGAAACGCCATGGTATCGACTTTTATCACACGTATCCAGAAGACTTGGCTTTGCTTGCTGAAATGGGCTTTAAAACATTTCGAACTTCGCTGGATTGGACACGTATTTTTCCGACTGGCGAAGAAACGGAACCAAATGAAGCGGGATTAAAATATTATGACCAATTAATCGACAAAATTATCGAACTTGGCATGGAGCCAATTATTACGATTTTACATTACGAAACGCCGGTGGAAATTGTCTTAAATCATGGCGGCTGGCATAATCGTAATGTTATTGATTTATTTGAGAAGTACGGCAAAACAGTACTTGATCGCTACAATAAAAAAGTGAAATATTGGATTGTCATTAACCAAATTAATTTAATTCAATTTGAACCATTTAACTCTACTGCGATTCCATATGATGCTGTCGATGATTATTTATCCGCTACGTATCAAGCTGTTCATAACCAATTTGTCGCAAGTGCGAAAATTTACGAATACGGAAAAGCGCTAAATCCTAATTTAATGATTGGTACAATGCTCGCTGATTGTACGGCCTATCCATTCTCCTGCGATCCAGATGATATCGTACTCGCAATGAAACGTAACCGCATGGAATATTTCTTCGCAGACGTGCAGTTCCAAGGCGAATATCCAAAGTATGCGCTTAATTACTTTGATGAAAATAATATTCATATTGAAATCACAGAAGAAGACAAAGCCATTTTACAAAAAAACACCATGGATTATTTAGCACTTTCCTATTATTATTCCCAAATGGTGGACTCCAAGAAAAATGATTTGGATCCAGCTTCGATTACACCAAACCCGCATCTTAAAGCTAATCCGTGGGGCTGGGCAGTCGATCCGAAAGGCTTGTATAACGCATTGTCGCAGTACTGGGACAGATATCATAAACCAATTATCATCGCCGAAAATGGTTTTGGAATGTATGATAAATTAGAAAATGGCGAAATCCATGATGATTACCGGATTGATTATTTATCCGCGCATCTAAAAGAAATGAAACGTGCC
The sequence above is drawn from the Listeria monocytogenes genome and encodes:
- a CDS encoding PTS lactose/cellobiose transporter subunit IIA, which gives rise to MSEQDYVEETDSLNELSMNILIHAGNARNDLVKGLNHLEELAFNEAEEFIASAKKEIVIAHSLQTDTLQLEASGNQIRYSTLFCHAQDTLMTAKSEILIGEHMLRLFKKMTELTKK
- a CDS encoding PTS sugar transporter subunit IIC — its product is MNNKVMDFMTNKFAPKVNKVVKNPWVSAIQDAIMSALPLVFVGSLVTIVSLLKNLFPGMPDFSMISNFSFGMFGLVVAFLIPYYLMEKKGNSSQKLISGATGLVLFLMLLFPTISADGDAVFILSRFGATGMFLSITTGLFVGCVMNFAAKRSFFSEDTPIPDFVVGWFNSLLPITFILIVGWLITVQFNIDFFEVIVAVFSPLASIVQSYPGFVLSVFIPAFLYTFGISGWVMMPAIYPVYMAGLAENSQAVANGASASNIATQETVYALISIGGVGTTLSLSIMMLILSKSLQLKAIGKAVIVPSIFNINEPLFFGAPIAFNPYLMIPTWINAFLVPSIAYFVMSMNLVSIPAQSFLLWYMPYPVTSYLATQDFRGVIACLAIIVITWLVYLPFFKAYDNSLLKQEKLDAVETEKEMVTN
- a CDS encoding glycoside hydrolase family 1 protein gives rise to the protein MFENYQFPKDFLWGGAIAANQAEGAFKVDGKGISLADLHKYHKGKTNDEISEEQHKGVSLADIKASMEDKVNYYPKRHGIDFYHTYPEDLALLAEMGFKTFRTSLDWTRIFPTGEETEPNEAGLKYYDQLIDKIIELGMEPIITILHYETPVEIVLNHGGWHNRNVIDLFEKYGKTVLDRYNKKVKYWIVINQINLIQFEPFNSTAIPYDAVDDYLSATYQAVHNQFVASAKIYEYGKALNPNLMIGTMLADCTAYPFSCDPDDIVLAMKRNRMEYFFADVQFQGEYPKYALNYFDENNIHIEITEEDKAILQKNTMDYLALSYYYSQMVDSKKNDLDPASITPNPHLKANPWGWAVDPKGLYNALSQYWDRYHKPIIIAENGFGMYDKLENGEIHDDYRIDYLSAHLKEMKRAMYDGVEIIAYCAWGPIDIVSCSSAQMEKRYGFIYVDLDNEGNGTGKRIKKDSFSWYKKVIESNGEDLEA